A segment of the Thermoplasmata archaeon genome:
GTTCTCAAGGGTCAGATTCCCGCCCGCAGCCACAATCAGATTTCCATTGAGAATTATTGTCTCGTTCCAGACCATAGTATCATTGGCTACTACCCAGTCGTCCTGCTCCGGCGCCGGGTAGTTGCCCGACCCTCCCCCCCGTTGCGTTTAGCGTCGAGAGGTTGCCCGAGAGAATCAGTAAGCTGGCAAGCAGAGGGCTCCAGATGCTTCGAGAAACTCTTCTCCTATCGACCCCGCCCACATCATTCATAAAATTGGAGATATAAATAATTTGTTGTGAAAAAATCCATACTCGTTCTGGATGGCCCGGCCCGCGCAGGGCGAGGTGCCTCCATGGCCCCGTGGCAGTCACCCGCGAATTCTGGGAATGTCATCTGCCGACTTTTCCCGGGTGTGGTCTTCGCCCCGACGACCTTCGGTCTGTCCGCCCTCCGGGCCGCGCTCCCTCACGGATAGACCCTGTTTATCGTCCTCGGGAACGGGATGGTGTCCCGGATGTGCTCCTGTTTGCATATCCACCGGACGAGGCGCTCGATCCCGAGCCCGAAGCCCGAGTGCTGGACGCTCCCGTACCTCCTGAGGTCTATGTACCACTCGTAGGGCCCGAGGGGCGTTCCCTGCGCCCTGAGCCTCTCGACGAGCTTGTCCGCGTCCACCTCCCTCTCGCTCCCCCCGATGATCTCGCCATAGCCCTCGGGCGCTAGGAGGTCGGCACAGAGGTAGGTCCGGGGGTCGTCGGGGTTCTCGCGCATGTAGAAGGGCTTGGCCTCCTTCGGGTAGTTGACTATGAAAACCGGTTTCTCCTCGCCCTCGACCAGAACCCTCTCCTCGTTGGTGCCGAGGTCTTCGCCCCACTCCATCCCGTAGCCCCTATCGCGCAGGAGCTCCAGCGCCTGCGCGTAGCTGAGCCTCTTGAACGGGGGAGTGACCCTCTTGAGCTCCGCCGGGTCGCGGCCGAGCGCCCTCAGCTCCTCCGGGTTCCTCTCCGCCGCGGCGTTGACCATCGCAGAGACCAGCTCCTCCTGAATTCGCATGTTCTCCTCATTTCCGACGAAGGCCTCCTCGCCCTCGAGATGCCAGTACTCCGCGAGGTGCCTCGTTGTGCGGGAGCGCTCCGCCCTGAACGAGGGCGTTAGGCTGTAGACCCTCTCGAGCGAGAACATGATGGCCTCGAGGTAGAGCTGCGCGCTCTGGGCCAGATAGGCCTTTTGGTCGAAGTACTTCAGCTCGAAGAGCGTGGTACCGCCCTCGCAGGCATTGGAGGTGATGATGGGGGGAGTGACCTCGTAGAAGTCGTTCCGGGCGAACCACTCGCGCGCCGCGGCCAGGACCGTCGCCTTGACCTTCATCACGTTGGTCAGCGCGCGGCTCCGAATCCAGAGGTGCCGGTTGTTCAGCAGGTGCTCTTCGCTCTGGTACTCCGTGATGGGGAAAATAGCGGCCGCACCCAGAATCTTAAAACTGCTGGCCCTGAGCTCCCAGCCTCCCGGGGCGCGCGCGTCCCTAGTCACAATGCCCCCGGCCTCAACCGAGGATTCAATGAGCGCCCTCTTTGCCGCCTCGAAGTCCGGCTCTGGAACCGCTCCCCTCGCCACCGTTGTCTGGAGAACGCCGGTGGCGTCTCTAATCTGCACGAAGCAGATTCCCCCGCTCGAGCGGGTTCGGTATATCCAGCCCCGGACCCTCGCCTCCCTTCCCTCGAGCTCTCCGCTCAGAACGCGGCGGATTTTAACCGTCTCTCCAGACATGCCCGCTCAAGAGTCCTGTGGCGAAATAAAGATTTAGGTCTCAAGCCCCGCGAAAGCATCATTATCGCGCCGTCTCATACGGAGCATCATGAGGACACCGCTCGACGTTATCGCCGTCGGGAACATAGTGATTGACTACCAGGTAGGCCCGCTCGAGGACCTACCCTCATGGGGCACCCTGACCAAACTCTCCCGTGGGCCAAGGCCGGCCATCGGCGGAAACGGCGCAATATTCGCTGTGGCCGCAGCGAGACTCGGCCTGCGCACGGCTCTGGCCGGCAGGGTTGGCCGAGACTCTTGGGGCGACTGGATTCTTAGTAGGCTGGCAGAGGAAGGGGTCGAGACGGAGAGGGTCAGGAGGGGGAGGGGGGGGACCGCCACCACAATTGTTCTCGTGCGCCCGGACGGGGAGAGAGCCTTCCTACACCACATCGGAGCCGGGGCCTCCCTGAAGTCGAGGGAACTCCAGGGGCTCCCACGCTGCCGCTGGCTCCACATCTCCTCGATGTTCCTCCTCCCATCCTTGACTTCACGTGGCATCGAGAGGGCCCTAAGGGCGGCGGAGAGGATGGGAGCAAAGACCTCGCTTGATGTCGCTTGGGACCCCAGCGGAGCCTGGGAGCTCGGGGGCTGCCTGACCGCCGCCGACTGGTTCCTGCCAAATCTCGACGAGGCCAGGGCGATAACTGGGAAGAAAAACGTGGAAGAGGCGGCCGGTGCGCTAAGGGATATGGGGGCGAGAAACGTCGCCGTGAAGATGGGGGCGGAGGGGGCGCTCGTGCTCTCGGAAGAAGCGGGTGTCCTCCGCATCCCGCCCTTCAGGGTCAATGCGGTGGACAGCACGGGTGCAGGCGATGTTTTCGACGCGGCCCTCGTCTACGGCCTCCTGAAAGGGATGCCCCCGGCTCGAGCCGCCCTCCTGGCCAGCGCCGCGGGAGCCTTTAGCACTACAGCTGTGGGCGGGACCGCCGCTGCCCCGAGTGCGGCCGAGCTGATCGAGTTCATAAGATCCTGCAAAAGGGAAAGAGGATGAGGATTTTATAACGCGAGGGGTCTGGGGTGGGCCTCGCGACGAACGCGGGAGAGAGTGCAAGAGCGGGGCCCGGGCGACGTTTGAAGAGGCCTCACAAGCGCATAGCCTCAATCGAGTGCTCGGCGCTTTCGGCTTGACGAGGCTCGTGGTCGCCGGCTCCGCCGCGCCGGGCGCTCCTTCCTGAGGTCAATCGTCGCCTCCCTTGCAGGCCCGACCGATATCAGCTCTATTGGCGTACCGAGCTCTGATTGGATGAACTCGATGTAGGCCCGGGCCTGCAGTGGAAGGGCCTCGTAGCCTCGTGAGGCAATGTCCCTCCATTCCTCCTCGCCGAGCTCCGGCCAGCCCTCCAGCTCTCTATACACAGGCCTCGCCTCACCGAGCGTCCGGAGGCTAAGGGGCCAGCCGCGCACCCTCCGCCCCCTGAGTTTGTAACGGACCGCCACTTTGACTTTTCTCAATCCCCCCAAGACATCGAGCTTTGTGAGTGCCAAGGCGTCGAAACCGTTGACCCGGCAGGCGTGCCTCAGGGCCACGAGGTCGAGCCAGCCGCACCTCCTCGCGCGGCCGGTCGTTGTGCCATACTCGCCCCCCTTCACGAGCAGGTGGTGCCCCTTCTCATCGTCGAGCTCAGTCGGGAAGGGCCCCTCGCCCACGCGAGTGGTGTAGGCCTTGACAACCCCTAGCACACGGTCTATTCTCCGAGGACCGATTCCCGCTCCGGTGCAGGCGGCTCCCGCCACCGCGTTCGACGATGTGGTGTAGGGGTAGGTGCCGTGGTCTGGGTCGAGCAGGGTTCCCTGCGCCCCCTCCAAGAGAACCCTCTTCCCAACATCGAGCGCCCTGTTCAGCACAGCGGAGGTGTCGCAGACGTTCTCCTTCAGAGTCTCTCCCGCGATTAGGCAGCGCTGAATCAGCTCATCCCAAGGGGGGAGCGCCCCCCGGCGGCCGGTGGTATCAAGGATGGCCCGCCTCGCCTCGAGAATCAGCCAGAGCTTCCTCTCGAGCGTGTCCCTCTCGAGGAGGTCCCCCATCGTCACCCCGAGGCGCGCGGCCTTGTCGGTGAAAGCGGGCCCTATGCCCCTCCCGGTCGTACCCAGCCGCCCTCCGGCCCTGAGCTCCTCTTCGAGACCGTCGAGAAGGATGTGGTGCGGGAGAATCACGTGGGCCCTCTCGCTGATGAGCAGCTTGAACCCGCTCACTCCCTGCTTCCTAAGAATCGCCAGCTCCTCCATGAGCCTCCAGGGGTTGACCGCGACTCCATTGCCGATAACGGCCGTGCAGCCCTTTCTTAGTACCCCGGAGGGGACCAGATGGAGTTTCAGCTCCCTCCCGCCAGCGCGTATTGTGTGGCCCGCGTTGTCACCGCCGTTGAAGCGAACGACATAGTCTGCTTCGCGCGAGAGATAGTCCACAATCTTACCCTTGCCCTCGTCCCCCCACTGGGCCCCGACAACCACCTCTGCCGGCATGGGCCTCTCTCTGGCAAACCACGCAAAAGAATAAATGACTTTCGCTGCATACCTGGGGTCTGCATATGGACGAGGGTAGTAAAATCCGCTCGGCGCTCGGGGCTGTCCTAACATCAGCGCTGTTGCTCATCATCGCTGGGTGCCTCGGTGGGCCCCCGCCAGAGGAACCTAAGCTCAGGCTCTCGCCCATTGAGGGGTCTCTGCGGGCCGCCGCGGGCGACAACGTGACTTTCATCGTGCTTTTGAAGAATAACCGTCTCGGGCAAGAGGTGCTCCATGTGAGCGTGGACTCCCAGCCGCCGGGATGGTCAGTCACCCTGAGCAACACAACTTTTGAGATCGGGCCGAAGGCGAGGAAGCCCGTATTCGTGACCGTGGGCATTCCACCTGACACAGACGTGGGCAGGTACACTGTGAAGCTCCTCGCCACACCCACCCTTGCACAGGGCGGGGCAGTAACGAAGGGGCTCGTTATCAATGTCATTGAGCCCGCGGAGCCGGTGGTGGTGCGGGGCAGTCAGGTGAGGGTGGACTACACTGGCTATCTCTCGAGCTACGAGGTCTTCGACACCTCCGTGCGGTCCGTGGGGAGCGACATCTACATTCAGAAGAGTCCAAGGTTCAGCCCCCCAGCGCTCAACAAATACGAGCCGCTATCCTTCAGGGTCGGAGAGGGCCAGATGGTGTCGGGGTTCGAGAGCGGTGTTCTCGGGATGTGCGTGGGGCAGTCCAGGACGCTGGCCGTCGAGCCCCGGGAGGGCTACGGAAAGTTCGAGAGAGTTAGAATCAACTTGAGTGAGAGCTTCCCGATGGTCAGGGAGATGACTATCCTTAACTTCACCCAGACCTACGGCGAGGAGCCCGCGCCGAACAAGGTCGTGCTCGAACCCTACTGGGGTTGGAAGGTTCATGTTGTAAACGTGACACAGGACTCTGTCACCGTCCTGACTCTCCCTGAGCCGGGCCAAACCTCAACGCCATACGGCTGGGAGAGCAGGGTCGTCGATGTCAACGGGAGCGCGGACGGTGGGAGGGGCAGAATAGAGGTCCGGCACTACCCGACAGCGGGCGTGAACGCCTCATATAAAGGCATCGCGGCCGAAATCGTCGAGCTGACATCGAGCCACATTGAGCTCGAGTACAACACGAATTACAGCAACCCTCTTGCGACACAGGTGCTCTACTTCATAATAAGAGTCGTGGCGATATCGTGACGGGGAACCGACCTAGCCCTTCCCCGCGTGCTCGGGGAGGGAGCGGAGAGCAGAGGTGGAGGGAGAGAGATGGAGAGAATAGTAATTGGGGTCAGGAAGGAGATGGCGCCCAGAATCGGAGAGGTCCTGAAGGACGACCTCGTTAGCCGCCAGAGCATTACGACCCGAGAGGCTGCCGTGCTAGGGCTGAAGTCCGAGCTACATCTGGTTTTCATCGAGGGCACAGCGGCCGCCATCGAGCGGGCGAGGGAGCTCTTCAAGGAGCTGGGTGAACCGCTGCCCGAGCCCGAGGCCTCCGAGGCATTCCGGAAGCTGAGGCAGGAGGAGGAGAGAGCCTCGGTCGGCATGGGTATGATTTTCGAGAGCTAGCCGGGGAGGTCCCCCGCCTCCCTTGGCTCCGCCTCGGCCTCCGCTACCCTGTCCCGGAGGGGGGCGGGTTGCTCCGGAGTTCCGGGCTCGGCCGACGGGGGCTCCGTCGAGGGCTCTCCCTTCTTTTCCCCGGGCGGCCTCAGCTCGACCTCATGATGGCCGGGCTCGGCCTCCAGCTCGCCCTCCCGAGCGCCGAGGGAGGGCATCACCTGAAGGAGCTCAGGCTCCTCCTCCGCCTCCGGAACGGGCGGGCTCGCACCGGTGCCCTCTCTTGCGCCCGAGGGCGGCGGCCCGGCGTCGCCCCCGGGCTCACCGCCCTCCCGTTTCTTCTCGTCCCTTTGGGCGCCGCCCTCCCCTCCCGCTCCCTCCTTCACCATTTCGGGCCCGATAGGCATCCTTGGCTCTTTCTCAGCCTCGGGGCTCTTCTGGACGAAGAACTCGTCCTTCGCCCTCTCCTCCCTTATTCGCGCGATGCGCCTCCTCTGGGCGATCGCGATGATGAGGAGGAGAATGCACATTGCACCGCCAGCGGCCGCCACCTCCGTCCAGCCCTGCCAGGGTGGCCGCTCGCGTATTTCCAGAATAAAAATCGTCTCCGAGAAAGCGCCCTCGCCGTCCGTGACCCTCAGGACCGCCGGTCTCACTCCCGATGTGTGGAAAACGCAAGTGAGGTTGGGCGTTGAGTTCGAGCGGAGTTCGAACGTGTAGTCTCCATCTAGGTCCCACTCGTAGCTCTGGATGGACCCGTCGGGGTCGCGGGCCGTCAGCCTCACGGACACGGGCTCGCCCACGTATCCTACCACAAGCCAGCCATCGGGGATGATCGGAGGCTGGTTGACGTTGATTACTGTTACTGTCCATGAATGGAGGAGGGTGCCGTTCGAAAGAGCGCTGAGATTATGAACGCCGCTGTCTCTGTAGCTCGGGGAATAGGTGAAGCAGCTCCCGGAGGCGTTCAGAATGGCGCCGTCGAGGGCCCAAGAGACCGGGCCCCGGGCCCCCTCCAAGCGGAATGCCCTGCTCTCGCCCTCGAGCATCTCCACGTCGCCCTCCGGGAGCGCCAGAAGGGGCGCGATGAAGCTCACATTCCAGAAGAACTCGAATGAGCTCGCCCCATCGGAGACGTAGACCCTGAGAGTGTGCGCTCCCGAGCTCCCAGCTGGGGGCTCGAGAATGAGCTCAGAGCCGTTGCAGCCGAGTAGGATCGCGCCGTCCAGAAACCACTGGAAGACCAGCGGGTCGCCGTCGGGGTTGGAGACGTTGACCGAGAAACTTCTGCTGCTTCCCGAGCCCAATTCGATGTCCACGGGGGGGTCGAGCCCGGTGACGCACATCGGCAAGTCCACGTTGATAACGGTAAGGTTCCATGAGTGGAGGTCAGTGACGGCACCGGAGGTGGCTTCAACGGTCACCGTGTGCGCTCCTGCGGAGCTGAAGTTTGCTTTATAGGTGAAGCTCTTCCCGCTCCAGCCCTGTGAGGCGCCGTCCACGAGCCACCTGAGCTCGACCGCTACGCCGGGCGAGATTGTGACGGAGAAGGTGACGCTCTCACCTTCATTGATGACCGGCTCGTTAGGGGGCTCGGCACCGGTTATCAGGGTGGCGTCGGCGGGTACGTGGCGGAGGGGGACGGTCAAGGCGAGCGCTACGATGATTACACAAGAAAATAGGGCCAGCCGCCTAGTGGGGCTCTGGCTTCTCACTCGTCGGCAAGCGATGATTGTTGCGTGATCTCTACCTCTGGGAACGGCTGTGGGTCGGGGGAGGGACCACGCATCGAGGCAGCACTTCTCGCGCAGGTTTTCCAGCGGGCTCTCAATCCCCTTCGACCACATATCCGCCCAACCATTTTTCTATATAATAATTATTCTTTCCTTTTTCCTTTTTTTAACGCGCCTGAGGGCCCTCTCCAGAGATGCCGGGTCGGGTCGCTCGCCGCGCGAGCGCAGAATGACCCCCACCGCCGAGCGCCCGCTGTGCCTTCCGAGCACGATTTTCCTCCTGTTTCCCACGGCATCCGGAGGATAGGGCTCGTAGGTCGCGGGGCAGGCGAGCACCCCCGCGATGTGGATACCGGCCTTGTGCGTGAAGACGCCATTGCCGACGATGGGGGCGTTGCGGGGTATCCTGACACCGGCGATCCGTGCGACGTACCTGCAGAGCGGTGTCAGACCCTCCATCCTTATGCCCGTGTCCCTACCGTAGAGGAACCTGAGGGCGGCGGCGAGCTGCTCGAGAGGAACGTTGCCGCACCTCTCGCCAAAGCCGCAGACCGTCGTAGCTACTGTATCCGCTCCTGCCTCCAGACCGGCGAGGGCGTTCGCGAGGGCGAGGCCAAAGTCGTTGTGCAGGTGGAGGGTGAATGGCGTGCGCGCGAGCGGCCTCAGGCGCTGGACGAGAAAGCGAATCGCCTCGGGAGTGGCGCAGCCGAGCGTGTCGGCTATACCAACCCGCCAGGCCCCGGCCTCGAGTGCGGTCTTTATCATTTTCTTTAAAAAAGGCAAGGAGGTGCGAGTTGCGTCCTCTGGGGTGAAGGAGGCCTTTATGCCCAAGGATCTCGCGTGGTCGAGCGCTTCCGGAATTCTGTGCAGGACATCCTCTTCTGTGATTTTTAATTTATACCTGAGATGCAGAGGGGAGGCGGCGATGAAGAGGAGGGCGGCGTCGGCCTCAGCCTCCTGTACGGCGTCAATATCCTCTTTGCGGAGTCTGGACAGGCAGAGGATTTCAGCGTCGAGGCCCGCGCGGGCGATTTTCCGCACCGCCATCATGTCCTCCCGGGAAACGGCTGGGAAGCCCACGTCTAGTTGGGGGACGCCAAGCTGGTCAAGTCTCCGGGCGATTCCAAGCTTCTGCCGCTCCGAAAATGCGATACCGACCATCTGTTCGCCGTCCCGCAGCGTGGTGTCATAGATCGTGATTTTTGGAGGAAGGTTCCTCTTCGTCATGAAGTTGAAATGGGAGACGGCAGCCCCTGTTCCTGCGCTGCCGGAAACTCCGCGCAACACCGGACCCATCAACCTCCCCTCCTCCCTCCATCACGCCCCTCGTGCCCGTTCCCATCCTCTCCGTCCTCAGTTTCGCCCATCAGCTCAGGGTTCGCCTTCGGCCCCTCCATAGAACACGAAGGAGTAACGGAGCACTCCGAACCGCGCGACCCGCTCTCTATCCCCTCCATCCCCTCTCCGCTCCTCTGTCTGAGCCCGATGTTCCACTCTGGCCGTCCGTATCGAGTCCTGACAAGCTCGGCAGCCAGCTCCACCTCCGCGGGGGTGGCACGGCCAGGAGCGAATCTTACCCCCAGCGCCCTTTCGAGCGCATCCCTGAGCGCCGCCTTCACCTCCTCCATCGGGGGTGCGCGGCCAAGCTCGGCACGCAATGAGGTCACACGACTCTCAGGGGCACACAATGAGTGCCTCTCAAGCTTCTCCCTGGGAACCCTGAGCGCCCTGAACATCTCGGCTGGGTCCGCGTCGACGATAATCGTGCCGTGGGTCAGGACAACTCCCCACTTCCTCATCTGGGCGGAGCCCGAGACCTTCCTTCCGTTCACGATGACGTCGTTCACGGGCGAGAATTCAGCCCGCACGCCAAGAGCTGATATCCCCTCCGCGAGCGCTGTGCAGACGACGCGGAGTGAGGCCTCGACAGAGGAAGGGAGGAGATTCTGGGTTGTGAGGGAGTAGACGAGCTGCCTCTCGTCAGTGTATATCGCCCCGCCGCCGCTCAGCCTGCGGACCACATCGATTCCGCGTGCGCGGCAGTAGTCCAGATTCACCTCCTGCGCGGCGTCCAAAGAGTACCCGATCGTGACGGCCGGCGGCCTGCGGCTGTAGAAGTGCAGAGTGTCTGGGACCGACCCCGAGGCCCGCGCCCGCGCTATCGCCTCGTCAAGCGCCGCCGTGAATGGCCCGGGGGCCGGTCCCGTGTCCACCAGCCTCCCAGTGCGCTCCATCCCGCTCACCCCTTCGCTGCGGTCGGTTACGGTCTTGGGATAAGCACCAAAACCAATAAATATACTTCCGGTGATGGGAAAGTGGCGAGATTTATGAGAGCGAGTGTAGTAGTTCCGCTGGTCTCGGTGCTGATGCTTCTTGCCCCTGGGCTTGTCAGACCTCTCAGCCCCGCTGCCTCTGGAAGCGACGCGGCGGAGCTACCTCTGCAACACAGAATTCCTCTGCGGTTCGAGGCCTGGGCCTCTACCGATGACTACCTCGGCCGGGAATGGTCGGTGATTCAGGTCACCGGGTGCGCCGTCAGCATGGACCCTGGTAAACCGATGATTCCCTATCGGGTCGTGAATCTGGAGCTCCCTAACCCCCTGATAAAGGCCGAGGCCCGGTTCGGGGGAGCGGTCAGGTACTACGGCGTCAGGCTGATGCCCGCGCCCCCATACGAGCTCATGGGTCTGGACAGACCGGACACGACCCGGCCTCTCGTGGACGAGTGCTTCTACTCGAGAAACGCTCTCTACCCATTGAGGCCCTACGAGGTCCACAAAATCGGTGAGGGGAGGACCGACGATGGCATGAGGGTCTGGTCCTACAACATCATCGTCAACCCCTTCAGGTACAATCCCGCCAAGGAGGAGGCGGTCCTCTACACCGAATGTGAGCTGGAGCTGTGGTACGACGAGACTCCCCGACCCTTCCCCGGCCCCCGGGCGCCCATCGAGAAGTACATAATAATCACCACCTCCGCCGTTAACAGCTCCTCAGCCCTCAAGCCACTGCTCGAGTGGAAGACCAAGAAGGGCCTCCCGGCGAGGTCCTACGATATCTCCTGGATAAATGCAAACTATCCCGGTTACGACACACCTGAGAGGCTGCGCAACTTCCTGCGGGACAAGTACTACAACAGCTCTCTCGAGTGGGTTCAGATTGTGGGAGACCACGAGGACGTGCCCGCGCGCCTCTGCGACAACCCCTGGCCTATTGCACCCTACGACGACGACTGGATGCCCACCGATACATACTACGCCTGCCTAGACATCGGAACCACATGGGACTCCTTCGACCACGACCATGTCTATGGCGAGCTGTTCGACACGAACAACGACGGCCTATGGGACTCCTATGACCTAGACGACGCAAGGCCCGACGTCTGGGTGGCGCGCTTCGCCAGCAGCGACGTTTCGAAGGTAACGACCTGGGCGAACAATGTTGTGAACTATGAGAGGAACCCTAGCGCTGGGGCCTGGATGGACACCTGCACCTTACTCGCCCCCGACGCAGGCAGCGCCGGCAACGCAACCTGGATGAGGAACAAAATGGAGGAGTTCGTCTACAAGAATCAGCAGGGCTACTACGGCTACCTGAGCGTTCTCTACGGAACAATCAACAGGCTCTACGAGGCCAATGGAACGCTGAGCAGGCAGGCGTTCATAAACTCCATCAACAATGGCTTCGCCTTTGGAACATGGATAGCCCACGGGACGCCAGACTACTTTAGCTCCTCCGGCCCTCCGGGGGTGCTTTTCTACTCGAGCGACGTCTCCTCCCTGAACAACGGCAATAAAAAGCCTGTGCTCCTCAGTATGTCCTGCCTTACCGGATGGTTTGACGGCAGGGAATGCCTCGCAGAGGCGCTGACGGAAAACAATCTGGACAATGGAGCGATCGCGTACGTCGGTTCCTCGAGAGTTACCCTGGGCAACCTGAACTACGGCTACGAGGCCAACGGCATCGGTATCGGGATGGACTTCATGCACATGATGGAGCTCGGGAAGACTCTGAACAACCAGAACCTTTATGCCGGCAGGGCGCTCCTCAACGGGAAGTACGCCTTCGCAGACTCGTGGTTCCCGTTCTGGGAGGCCGCGACCAAGGCGTTCTTCGAGTTCAACCTCTTCGGCGAGGTCAACTGCCCCGTATGGACCGAGGCACCCCCCGACATCAATCCGCAGACCGTGATCAGCGAAAACCCTGGATACAAGGAGGTCACAGTGACTGTCAGGGACGCGATGCACAATACCCCACTGAACATGAGCTTGGTCTGTTTGATTGACCAGGCCTCCGGCGTCTACGAAGTCAACATCACTAGGCTCGACGGAAAGTGCAAGCTCTTCGTCCCCCAGACGCTCCAGACCGCAAACATAACCATCACGAGGGCCGACTTCAAACCGGTCGAGTACCTCTCATCGATGATAGACACATTCGCGCCCTACACGGCGCTGCACGTTATTCCAGCACAGCCTGATGGCGAGAATGACTGGTACAAGACGGCCCCCCAGATTCGCCTGACCGCCGAGGACGCTGTCCAGACATTCTACAGATGGGACAGCCAGCCCTTCACCCTGTATACGGGCCCGATTACTGCCCCGGAGGGCGTGCACAGGCTGGAATTCTACTCTGTCGATTATATTGGAAACAAGGAGGGCACTAGGGACTATAACTTCAAGGTCGATTCTGTGGTTCCCGAGACAGTGGTCAATGTCACTCCCCCCGAGCCGGACGGGAACAACGGCTGGTATAGAAGCAGTCCCGTCGTCGCTCTCTCATGCAACGACAGCGGCTCACCCTCTATATGGGTCAAATGGAACGCCGACCCCTACTTCGACAGGTACGAGACGCCCCTGACCGTTCCCGAGGGCGAGAACACCCTCCACTTCTACTCAAAGGACCAGGCCGGGAACAGAGAGCCGCAGAGGTCACTCCACTTCAAGGTGGACATGACGCCGCCAGTGACCAGCGCTCTCGTAAATCCCCCAAAACCCGATGGTCAGAACGGCTTCTACAGAATCGCCCCCACAATCTCCCTCTTCCCCGATGTTGTGGGAGACACTGTAGTGTACAGATGGAACGAGGGGGATGAGGAGAATTACACGGGAGTACCACTCAAAGCGCCGGAGGGCATCAACACTCTTTACTATCATGGGATAGACCCCGCCGGCAATGTAGAGCCCCTAAACAACCTTACGATCATGGTCGACTCTCGCGCGCCCACAACGAAGGTGATTGCAGACCCGGAGCTTCCGGATGGGAAGAACGGCTGGTACATCACTCGGCCCCTCCTGAGCTTCGATACGGAGCTAGAGGCTACCGTATTCTATAGATGGGACACAGAAGAGTTCAAGTGTGCCACAGAGCCTCTCAGGCCTCCCGAAGGCATTCATACCCTGACCTATTACGCGGTTGACCTCGCGGGAAACAGGGAGGTCAACAGGCTCGCCACCTTCAAGGTGGACACCATCGTTCCGGCGACCAACATATCCATCGCCCCCGCTGACCTGGGGGACGAGTGGTACACCAGAAAGCCGAAGGTGAAGCTCTGGAACGATGGGAGCGCGGACATATTTTACTACTGGGACACGCAGACGGATTCTGTGCAGAAATACACAAAGGAGCTCGACGTTCCCGAGGGGAGGCACTTCCTGAACTACTACTCCATGGATGAGGCCGGGAACAAGGAGGAGGAGAAGAGTAAGGGCTTCAAAGTGGACACGATACCCCCGACGATCGGCCTGACAATCAGCAGTCTACTCGTCGAGCCGCACGAGGCCGTCAGCTTCAACCTCAGCGGCGCGGACGCCAATGGTGTGCAGGCCTACCTGCTCGACTACGGCGACGGCAACGACACCGGCTGGACGAGCAACACACAGTTCAGCCACGCCTACTCCTCGCCCGGGAACTACACCGTTATTGCCCTCGGCAGAGATGGCGCGGGGAATGAAGGCAGGAGCGCGGCTTTCAGAATCGAGGTCAGGGAGAGGCCGGCGCCTCCGCCGCCGGTGAAGCCTCCCGAGGAGGAGGAACTAGGCGTGGTGTTCTA
Coding sequences within it:
- a CDS encoding adenylosuccinate synthase → MPAEVVVGAQWGDEGKGKIVDYLSREADYVVRFNGGDNAGHTIRAGGRELKLHLVPSGVLRKGCTAVIGNGVAVNPWRLMEELAILRKQGVSGFKLLISERAHVILPHHILLDGLEEELRAGGRLGTTGRGIGPAFTDKAARLGVTMGDLLERDTLERKLWLILEARRAILDTTGRRGALPPWDELIQRCLIAGETLKENVCDTSAVLNRALDVGKRVLLEGAQGTLLDPDHGTYPYTTSSNAVAGAACTGAGIGPRRIDRVLGVVKAYTTRVGEGPFPTELDDEKGHHLLVKGGEYGTTTGRARRCGWLDLVALRHACRVNGFDALALTKLDVLGGLRKVKVAVRYKLRGRRVRGWPLSLRTLGEARPVYRELEGWPELGEEEWRDIASRGYEALPLQARAYIEFIQSELGTPIELISVGPAREATIDLRKERPARRSRRPRASSSRKRRALD
- a CDS encoding carbohydrate kinase family protein, with the translated sequence MRTPLDVIAVGNIVIDYQVGPLEDLPSWGTLTKLSRGPRPAIGGNGAIFAVAAARLGLRTALAGRVGRDSWGDWILSRLAEEGVETERVRRGRGGTATTIVLVRPDGERAFLHHIGAGASLKSRELQGLPRCRWLHISSMFLLPSLTSRGIERALRAAERMGAKTSLDVAWDPSGAWELGGCLTAADWFLPNLDEARAITGKKNVEEAAGALRDMGARNVAVKMGAEGALVLSEEAGVLRIPPFRVNAVDSTGAGDVFDAALVYGLLKGMPPARAALLASAAGAFSTTAVGGTAAAPSAAELIEFIRSCKRERG
- a CDS encoding FKBP-type peptidyl-prolyl cis-trans isomerase, whose protein sequence is MDEGSKIRSALGAVLTSALLLIIAGCLGGPPPEEPKLRLSPIEGSLRAAAGDNVTFIVLLKNNRLGQEVLHVSVDSQPPGWSVTLSNTTFEIGPKARKPVFVTVGIPPDTDVGRYTVKLLATPTLAQGGAVTKGLVINVIEPAEPVVVRGSQVRVDYTGYLSSYEVFDTSVRSVGSDIYIQKSPRFSPPALNKYEPLSFRVGEGQMVSGFESGVLGMCVGQSRTLAVEPREGYGKFERVRINLSESFPMVREMTILNFTQTYGEEPAPNKVVLEPYWGWKVHVVNVTQDSVTVLTLPEPGQTSTPYGWESRVVDVNGSADGGRGRIEVRHYPTAGVNASYKGIAAEIVELTSSHIELEYNTNYSNPLATQVLYFIIRVVAIS
- the asnS gene encoding asparagine--tRNA ligase, with the translated sequence MSGETVKIRRVLSGELEGREARVRGWIYRTRSSGGICFVQIRDATGVLQTTVARGAVPEPDFEAAKRALIESSVEAGGIVTRDARAPGGWELRASSFKILGAAAIFPITEYQSEEHLLNNRHLWIRSRALTNVMKVKATVLAAAREWFARNDFYEVTPPIITSNACEGGTTLFELKYFDQKAYLAQSAQLYLEAIMFSLERVYSLTPSFRAERSRTTRHLAEYWHLEGEEAFVGNEENMRIQEELVSAMVNAAAERNPEELRALGRDPAELKRVTPPFKRLSYAQALELLRDRGYGMEWGEDLGTNEERVLVEGEEKPVFIVNYPKEAKPFYMRENPDDPRTYLCADLLAPEGYGEIIGGSEREVDADKLVERLRAQGTPLGPYEWYIDLRRYGSVQHSGFGLGIERLVRWICKQEHIRDTIPFPRTINRVYP
- a CDS encoding PKD domain-containing protein, which produces MWSKGIESPLENLREKCCLDAWSLPRPTAVPRGRDHATIIACRRVRSQSPTRRLALFSCVIIVALALTVPLRHVPADATLITGAEPPNEPVINEGESVTFSVTISPGVAVELRWLVDGASQGWSGKSFTYKANFSSAGAHTVTVEATSGAVTDLHSWNLTVINVDLPMCVTGLDPPVDIELGSGSSRSFSVNVSNPDGDPLVFQWFLDGAILLGCNGSELILEPPAGSSGAHTLRVYVSDGASSFEFFWNVSFIAPLLALPEGDVEMLEGESRAFRLEGARGPVSWALDGAILNASGSCFTYSPSYRDSGVHNLSALSNGTLLHSWTVTVINVNQPPIIPDGWLVVGYVGEPVSVRLTARDPDGSIQSYEWDLDGDYTFELRSNSTPNLTCVFHTSGVRPAVLRVTDGEGAFSETIFILEIRERPPWQGWTEVAAAGGAMCILLLIIAIAQRRRIARIREERAKDEFFVQKSPEAEKEPRMPIGPEMVKEGAGGEGGAQRDEKKREGGEPGGDAGPPPSGAREGTGASPPVPEAEEEPELLQVMPSLGAREGELEAEPGHHEVELRPPGEKKGEPSTEPPSAEPGTPEQPAPLRDRVAEAEAEPREAGDLPG